The following are from one region of the Abiotrophia defectiva ATCC 49176 genome:
- a CDS encoding gluconeogenesis factor YvcK family protein has protein sequence MSETKSHRYKVAVIGGGTGLPVILRGLKRIDADITAVVTVADDGGSSGAIRDYIDVVPPGDIRNCMVALSDADELLLDVFQYRFNTDDDFLAGHAIGNLLIAALKEMRGSLTESLDILSNYMKVQGQILPAATEPLVLHALFEDGTIAVGESKIARHRKKIQQVLVTTMQGEPAIQATPHVVEAIEQADLIVLGPGSLYSSILPNLMIEEIGQAIKRTQAEVVYICNIMTQLGETEQFSDADHVRVLHEHLGQAFIDTVLVNIAEVPQDYIDNQPNEEYLLQVRHDFEGMRKLGCRVISNSFLSMKNGGAYHDTELVVEELRHLMETIKLNRRLKHQAAQV, from the coding sequence ATGAGCGAGACCAAATCGCACCGCTATAAGGTAGCAGTCATCGGTGGTGGGACCGGATTGCCTGTTATCTTGCGGGGGCTCAAACGAATTGACGCCGACATTACAGCCGTTGTAACCGTGGCGGATGATGGTGGTAGCTCAGGCGCCATTCGCGACTATATTGATGTCGTCCCTCCGGGCGATATTCGTAACTGTATGGTGGCCTTATCCGATGCTGACGAGCTACTACTGGACGTCTTCCAGTATCGTTTTAACACGGATGATGACTTCTTGGCCGGCCACGCCATCGGTAACTTACTCATTGCCGCTTTGAAAGAAATGCGAGGTTCCTTGACCGAGTCCTTAGACATTCTATCCAATTATATGAAGGTTCAGGGCCAGATTCTGCCGGCAGCGACCGAGCCCCTAGTCTTGCACGCCCTCTTCGAGGACGGGACCATTGCGGTCGGCGAGTCTAAGATTGCACGTCATCGTAAGAAGATTCAACAAGTTCTGGTGACCACCATGCAAGGGGAGCCAGCCATTCAGGCGACCCCTCATGTCGTGGAAGCTATTGAACAGGCAGATTTGATTGTTCTGGGGCCAGGTAGCCTCTATTCCAGTATCCTGCCTAATCTCATGATTGAAGAAATCGGTCAGGCCATCAAACGGACCCAGGCTGAAGTCGTCTATATTTGTAACATCATGACCCAGTTAGGGGAGACCGAGCAGTTCTCGGATGCTGACCATGTCCGAGTCTTGCATGAACATTTGGGCCAGGCCTTTATCGATACGGTCCTCGTGAACATTGCCGAGGTGCCTCAGGATTACATTGACAATCAACCTAATGAAGAGTACCTACTTCAAGTCCGCCATGACTTTGAAGGCATGCGTAAATTGGGTTGCCGCGTCATTTCCAATAGCTTCCTCAGCATGAAAAATGGCGGTGCCTACCATGACACCGAATTAGTGGTGGAAGAACTCCGCCATCTCATGGAAACGATTAAGCTTAACCGTCGCCTCAAACATCAGGCGGCACAAGTCTAA
- the rapZ gene encoding RNase adapter RapZ, with protein MADTLELVIITGMSGAGKTVAVQSFEDLGYFCIDNMPPTLLPTFWELVKESGKISRIALVIDLRSRDFFNEVDSLIATLDNTQLVTTRIIFLDSSDSVLVSRYKETRRNHPLAPDGRVSEGIAKERELLMDLRTRAQIIIDTSDISPRQLRERLIKDFATKDYQTFHVEVMSFGFKYGVPIDADIIWDVRFLPNPHYIPELRPQTGMDAPVYDYVMKQPETQAFYSKLIDVIEFCLPGYKKEGKSSVTIAIGCTGGKHRSVAIAERIANHLKTDNYAVNISHRDYMKKKETVNRS; from the coding sequence ATGGCAGACACACTCGAACTAGTCATTATTACAGGGATGAGCGGCGCCGGCAAGACAGTTGCGGTCCAAAGTTTTGAAGATTTAGGCTACTTCTGTATCGATAACATGCCCCCAACCCTGCTCCCAACCTTCTGGGAATTGGTCAAAGAATCAGGCAAAATCAGCCGGATTGCGCTTGTCATCGACTTGCGGAGCCGAGATTTCTTTAATGAAGTCGACAGCCTGATTGCGACTTTAGATAACACACAGTTAGTGACAACCCGCATTATTTTCTTAGATTCTAGCGATTCGGTCTTAGTATCTCGCTATAAGGAGACCCGCCGGAATCACCCACTGGCCCCAGATGGCCGGGTATCAGAAGGGATTGCCAAGGAACGTGAGTTGCTCATGGACTTGCGCACCCGCGCCCAAATCATCATTGATACTTCCGATATTTCTCCACGTCAGTTGCGTGAGCGCCTGATTAAGGACTTCGCCACTAAGGATTATCAGACCTTCCATGTGGAAGTCATGTCCTTTGGCTTCAAGTACGGGGTGCCGATTGATGCCGATATTATCTGGGACGTGCGCTTCCTGCCTAACCCGCACTATATTCCGGAATTGCGCCCGCAGACTGGGATGGATGCGCCGGTTTATGACTATGTCATGAAGCAACCCGAAACCCAGGCCTTCTACAGCAAGCTCATTGATGTCATTGAGTTCTGCCTACCAGGTTACAAGAAGGAAGGCAAATCCAGTGTGACCATCGCCATTGGTTGTACCGGCGGTAAACACCGGTCCGTGGCCATTGCTGAGCGGATTGCCAACCATCTTAAGACAGATAACTATGCGGTTAATATTTCCCACCGTGATTATATGAAGAAGAAAGAGACCGTGAACCGGTCATGA
- a CDS encoding phospho-sugar mutase, producing MTWQETLNLWKNYDALDPVLKEELANNQDEEALKDAFGANLSFGTAGMRGVLGAGPNCMNVYTVRQATEGLAQLIEEAGQSAKDRGVAISYDSRHYSPEFAMEAALVLGRHGIKSYVFESLRPTPELSFAVRYLNTYAGIMITASHNPAAYNGYKVYGEDGGQMPPEDADKLTEFVRAVENPLTVEVGDKTELLGSGVVEIIGDRVDQAYLEEMKAVTINPELVKEMADQVSIVFTPLHGTGMYLGLKALNQAGFNTIHVVEEQAKADGDFPTVKSPNPESAAAFDLAEQLAKKVEADILLGTDPDADRLGAKVRTSKGDYQLLTGNQIASLMLDYILNAKLELNQLPKNGVAVKSIVSTNFADAILSHYGLEAVEVLTGFKFIAEKIQEYEETGSKTFLMGFEESYGYLIKPFVRDKDAIQALVVLAELTAYHKKAGRTLADVLESMYEKYGYFYEKTIAVDFPGLSGQAKMAAIMQQIRTEGIKEMGGLKVVSAADYLAGTRTLADGTVETLTFPPSDALKYVLEDGSWVAFRPSGTEPKIKLYLGTQGASHEEVEAKAAKIEADIAKLTA from the coding sequence ATGACATGGCAAGAAACATTAAACCTCTGGAAAAATTACGACGCCCTTGATCCAGTGCTCAAGGAAGAGTTAGCCAATAACCAGGACGAAGAAGCCTTAAAGGATGCCTTTGGCGCCAATCTCAGCTTCGGGACAGCAGGTATGCGTGGTGTCCTAGGGGCAGGGCCTAACTGCATGAACGTCTACACCGTTCGCCAAGCAACAGAAGGCTTAGCCCAATTAATCGAAGAAGCTGGCCAATCGGCTAAAGACCGCGGAGTTGCGATTTCCTATGACTCACGGCATTATTCACCTGAATTCGCCATGGAAGCGGCCTTGGTCTTGGGTCGTCACGGCATCAAGAGCTATGTCTTTGAGAGCTTACGGCCAACGCCTGAATTATCCTTTGCCGTACGCTACCTCAACACCTACGCTGGGATTATGATTACTGCCAGCCACAACCCTGCCGCCTACAATGGCTACAAGGTTTACGGCGAAGACGGTGGGCAAATGCCACCGGAAGATGCAGATAAATTAACAGAATTTGTGCGCGCAGTGGAAAACCCTCTAACCGTTGAAGTAGGTGACAAGACCGAATTATTAGGGAGCGGCGTCGTAGAAATCATCGGTGACCGTGTGGACCAAGCTTACCTAGAAGAAATGAAGGCTGTCACCATCAACCCTGAATTAGTCAAGGAAATGGCGGACCAAGTCAGCATCGTCTTCACGCCACTTCACGGGACTGGTATGTACCTAGGTCTTAAAGCCCTCAACCAAGCTGGCTTTAACACGATTCACGTGGTAGAAGAACAAGCTAAAGCAGACGGTGACTTCCCAACTGTTAAGTCGCCTAACCCTGAATCTGCTGCGGCCTTTGATTTGGCTGAGCAATTAGCTAAGAAGGTAGAAGCGGATATCCTCTTAGGGACCGACCCAGACGCTGACCGGCTCGGGGCTAAGGTTCGCACTAGCAAGGGTGACTACCAACTCTTGACTGGGAACCAAATCGCTTCCCTCATGTTGGACTACATCTTGAACGCTAAGTTAGAACTCAACCAACTGCCTAAGAACGGGGTAGCGGTTAAGTCTATCGTATCGACTAACTTTGCTGACGCCATCTTATCTCACTATGGCTTAGAAGCGGTCGAAGTACTAACTGGCTTCAAATTTATCGCTGAGAAGATCCAAGAATATGAAGAAACAGGCTCTAAGACCTTCCTCATGGGCTTTGAAGAATCTTACGGTTACCTCATTAAGCCATTTGTTCGCGATAAGGATGCCATCCAAGCCTTGGTAGTCTTAGCCGAATTGACTGCCTACCACAAGAAAGCGGGCCGCACCTTGGCTGATGTCTTAGAAAGCATGTACGAAAAATACGGCTACTTCTATGAAAAGACTATCGCAGTGGACTTCCCAGGTCTCTCTGGGCAAGCTAAGATGGCAGCCATCATGCAGCAAATCCGGACTGAAGGGATCAAGGAAATGGGTGGCCTCAAAGTGGTGAGCGCAGCTGACTACTTAGCTGGCACACGCACTCTGGCTGACGGCACGGTTGAAACCTTGACCTTCCCACCATCTGATGCCCTCAAGTATGTCTTGGAAGACGGCAGCTGGGTGGCTTTCCGTCCAAGTGGTACCGAACCAAAAATCAAGCTCTATCTAGGCACCCAAGGCGCTTCGCATGAAGAAGTAGAAGCTAAGGCTGCTAAGATTGAAGCAGACATCGCTAAATTAACCGCCTAA
- the trxB gene encoding thioredoxin-disulfide reductase: MEKELIVTDVVVIGAGPAGMTAALYASRANLKTHMIEKGVPGGEVNNTADVENYPGFSLVSGPELAQHMYQGAMRFDAVHDYGDVSHIEVAGDLKRVHTSSKIYEAKAVIVATGSFHRHLGVPGEEELAGRGVSYCAVCDGFFFRDKEIIVVGGGDSAVEEAHYLTQFASKVTVIHRRDELRAQKVLQDRAFSNPKIEFIWDSVVEEILGTDAVEGVQIKNVKTGQTSRVDAQGVFIYVGLVPNSEAVKDLEITDQEGWIITDDHMATSLPGVFAAGDVRQKHLRQIVTATGDGGTAGFQAYQYIESLKD, encoded by the coding sequence ATGGAAAAAGAATTAATTGTAACAGATGTCGTCGTGATTGGCGCTGGGCCGGCTGGCATGACCGCCGCCCTCTACGCTTCACGAGCCAATCTCAAGACCCACATGATTGAAAAAGGCGTTCCTGGCGGGGAAGTCAACAACACGGCAGACGTGGAAAACTATCCTGGTTTTTCCCTGGTTTCCGGCCCAGAATTGGCCCAACACATGTACCAAGGGGCCATGCGTTTTGACGCAGTCCACGACTACGGCGATGTGAGCCATATTGAAGTAGCAGGTGACCTTAAGCGAGTGCATACTAGCTCTAAGATTTATGAAGCTAAGGCAGTCATTGTGGCGACCGGTTCTTTCCACCGCCATCTTGGTGTGCCTGGTGAAGAAGAATTGGCTGGCCGTGGCGTGTCCTACTGTGCGGTCTGTGACGGTTTCTTCTTCCGCGATAAGGAAATTATCGTAGTCGGCGGAGGTGACTCGGCCGTTGAAGAAGCCCATTACCTGACTCAATTTGCTAGCAAGGTCACAGTTATTCACCGTCGTGACGAGCTCCGAGCGCAGAAAGTCCTGCAAGACCGGGCCTTTTCCAATCCTAAGATTGAATTTATCTGGGATAGCGTGGTGGAGGAAATTCTAGGGACGGATGCGGTTGAAGGCGTGCAAATTAAGAACGTCAAGACTGGCCAGACCAGCCGCGTGGATGCCCAAGGGGTCTTTATCTACGTTGGTTTAGTGCCTAACTCAGAAGCAGTCAAAGATTTGGAAATTACCGACCAAGAAGGCTGGATCATCACGGATGACCACATGGCCACTAGCCTGCCAGGCGTTTTTGCAGCTGGCGACGTGCGTCAAAAGCACCTGCGCCAAATCGTAACAGCCACCGGCGATGGCGGCACGGCTGGTTTCCAAGCCTACCAATACATTGAAAGTCTTAAAGACTAA
- a CDS encoding NAD(P)H-dependent glycerol-3-phosphate dehydrogenase, protein MKIAVLGSGSWGTALGQVLAENGHEVVLWGREDHIADEINQAHTNSHFLPGINLPTAIVATTDLKAALDQAAVVLFVLPTKAIRSVARQVASYLSQSDAQPLLVHATKGLEQGTHLRVSQMIEAEIPRQDYQDLVVLSGPSHAEEVARHDLTTVTAACPNLQAAEKVQALFKNHYFRIYTNTDVVGVEMGAALKNIIALGAGVLAGAGYGDNAKAALVTRGLAEISRMGIKLGADPLTFVGLSGVGDLVVTCTSPHSRNWQAGNLLAKGYSKEAIEEEIQMVVEGIATCQSAYELAKESGIEMPITEALYGLIYEGAQVKEGLLRLMTRDGKQEASLSQAHY, encoded by the coding sequence ATGAAAATTGCGGTATTAGGTTCAGGTTCCTGGGGAACTGCCCTAGGCCAAGTCTTGGCTGAAAATGGTCATGAGGTGGTCTTATGGGGACGGGAAGACCACATCGCGGATGAAATTAACCAAGCCCATACCAATAGCCACTTCCTGCCAGGCATTAACTTGCCGACGGCCATTGTGGCAACAACGGACTTAAAAGCAGCCTTGGATCAAGCCGCTGTCGTGCTCTTCGTCTTACCAACCAAGGCTATTCGCTCGGTTGCTCGGCAGGTAGCTAGCTATCTCAGTCAGTCAGACGCCCAACCCCTCCTAGTGCATGCCACTAAGGGGCTGGAGCAGGGGACCCATTTGCGAGTTAGCCAGATGATTGAAGCGGAAATTCCGCGCCAAGACTACCAAGACCTGGTTGTTTTGTCAGGCCCAAGCCATGCTGAGGAAGTAGCCCGCCATGACCTGACGACTGTAACGGCCGCTTGTCCCAATTTACAAGCAGCTGAGAAGGTGCAGGCCCTCTTTAAGAATCACTACTTCCGCATTTATACCAATACCGATGTGGTAGGCGTGGAAATGGGCGCGGCCCTCAAGAATATTATTGCCCTAGGGGCCGGTGTCCTAGCGGGAGCTGGCTACGGCGACAATGCCAAGGCCGCCCTAGTAACGCGTGGTCTGGCTGAAATTTCCCGTATGGGCATTAAGTTAGGGGCAGACCCGCTGACTTTCGTTGGCTTGAGCGGGGTAGGCGACCTAGTGGTCACCTGTACCAGTCCCCACTCCCGTAACTGGCAGGCAGGGAATCTGCTAGCCAAAGGTTACAGCAAGGAAGCCATCGAAGAAGAAATTCAAATGGTAGTCGAAGGGATTGCTACTTGCCAGTCAGCCTATGAATTGGCCAAGGAATCCGGAATCGAGATGCCAATTACCGAGGCCCTCTATGGTCTTATTTATGAAGGTGCGCAGGTCAAGGAAGGCCTGCTTCGCTTGATGACGCGCGATGGCAAGCAAGAAGCCTCCCTGTCTCAAGCGCATTATTAA
- the lgt gene encoding prolipoprotein diacylglyceryl transferase, with product MPILAIDPIAFRLLGWPVHWYGLLIGLGMVLSYLLVMREGRRKGLSEDYLSDAYFWTIILGLIGARAYYVLFRLDYYLAHPDQIIQIWHGGGAIYGAILLGTATIIYVARRYQQDLILTLDVAAPGIMLAQAIGRWGNFVNQEAYGPETSRAFLEGLHLPAWLIDQMQIQGHYYQPTFLYESLWNLLGLTLIFILRRQKGLVNRGELAAGYFVWYGLGRFFIEGLRTDSLYLGPLRISQGLSAVMVVLGLAWIIIRRRGGHSVAYSDFQLEKR from the coding sequence ATGCCAATTTTAGCCATTGATCCCATTGCCTTCCGTTTGCTGGGCTGGCCTGTCCACTGGTATGGCCTCTTGATTGGCTTAGGCATGGTCCTATCCTATCTTTTGGTCATGCGAGAGGGGCGACGTAAGGGCCTGTCGGAAGATTATCTGTCGGATGCCTACTTTTGGACCATTATCTTAGGCCTGATAGGGGCGCGCGCCTACTATGTGCTCTTCCGTTTGGACTACTACCTGGCCCATCCCGACCAAATCATTCAGATTTGGCATGGTGGGGGTGCCATCTATGGAGCCATCTTGCTAGGGACAGCCACCATTATCTATGTGGCAAGGCGCTATCAGCAAGACCTCATCCTGACCTTGGATGTAGCAGCGCCAGGCATTATGCTGGCCCAAGCCATCGGGCGTTGGGGCAACTTTGTTAACCAAGAGGCCTATGGGCCAGAAACCAGCCGCGCCTTCCTAGAAGGCTTGCATTTGCCGGCTTGGCTCATTGACCAAATGCAGATTCAAGGCCATTATTACCAGCCAACCTTCCTGTATGAGTCCTTGTGGAACTTACTTGGCTTGACCCTGATCTTCATCTTGCGACGACAAAAAGGCTTAGTCAATCGTGGCGAATTAGCGGCCGGCTACTTCGTCTGGTATGGCCTAGGTCGCTTCTTCATTGAAGGTCTACGGACTGACAGTTTATACTTGGGTCCCTTGCGCATTTCGCAGGGGCTGTCCGCCGTCATGGTAGTGCTGGGCTTGGCCTGGATTATCATCAGACGGCGAGGGGGTCACAGTGTGGCCTATTCAGATTTCCAATTAGAAAAGAGGTAA
- the hprK gene encoding HPr(Ser) kinase/phosphatase, whose product MSSSVTVNELVKTLKIQYAFGEDYGSRQIYTSEVSRPGLALTGFVEDYPFERIQLLGRTELLYLASLPEEQRLLAYESLCNEETPAIIFARDMAVPEDIFAVADKYHVPILVARSKTTRVLANLTNFLEGRLAERLAKHGVFVEVFGMGVLLTGGSGVGKSETALELVQRGHRLIADDRVELFMIDELTLVGEAPEILQNLLEIRGLGIIDVMSLYGVAAIRRSKRLELIINLVLDDGQTEYDRLGSQREYEQIFEVNVPRIRIPVKTGRNLSAIVESAAMNFRANQMGYDATTTFNRKLDALIKKNRVDN is encoded by the coding sequence ATGTCCAGCAGTGTAACCGTCAATGAACTCGTAAAAACTTTAAAAATTCAATATGCTTTTGGGGAAGATTATGGTTCTCGTCAAATATATACTAGTGAAGTATCCCGGCCAGGTCTGGCCCTAACAGGTTTTGTGGAGGACTATCCTTTCGAGCGAATCCAGTTGCTTGGGCGGACAGAGCTCCTCTATCTCGCGAGTCTGCCAGAGGAGCAGCGCCTTTTAGCCTATGAGTCCCTCTGTAATGAGGAGACACCCGCTATCATCTTCGCACGTGACATGGCGGTGCCTGAAGATATCTTCGCCGTAGCAGATAAATATCATGTGCCAATCTTGGTGGCACGCTCTAAGACCACCCGGGTCTTAGCCAACTTGACTAACTTTTTGGAAGGGCGTTTAGCTGAACGTTTGGCTAAGCACGGCGTCTTCGTGGAAGTATTCGGGATGGGGGTCCTCCTGACCGGGGGGAGCGGTGTCGGTAAGTCTGAAACGGCTCTAGAATTGGTCCAACGCGGCCACCGTCTGATTGCCGACGACCGGGTTGAACTCTTTATGATTGACGAATTGACCCTAGTCGGTGAAGCTCCTGAAATTCTCCAAAACCTCTTAGAAATCCGTGGTTTAGGCATTATCGATGTCATGTCTCTTTACGGGGTCGCGGCCATCCGTCGCTCCAAGCGTCTAGAATTGATTATTAATCTCGTGCTAGATGATGGCCAAACCGAATATGACCGTCTAGGCTCACAACGTGAATATGAACAAATCTTTGAAGTCAACGTGCCACGTATCCGCATTCCGGTTAAGACCGGGCGGAACTTGTCAGCCATTGTTGAGTCGGCAGCCATGAACTTCCGGGCTAACCAAATGGGTTATGATGCGACCACTACTTTCAATCGTAAACTAGACGCCCTCATCAAGAAGAATCGGGTTGATAACTAG